GTGACTGCTGGGTGCCGCGCATGACCACCGCGAAGATGTCGCGACCGACTTCGTCCTGGCCGAACGGATGCTCGAGGCTCGGCGCGGTGCGGTTCACGACCGCTGGGAGCTCGTTCCACGTGTAGGGCCACCAACCCGGCACCCGCCAGTTGCCGATGGTGAGGCCTACAGACGACAGCGAGAGCAGCACGATCCCGGCGAGGACGATCATCGCGATGACCGCTCCGCGGTGACGGAAGAACCGACGCCGAACGATCTGCCCCTGGCTGAGGCCTGCAACAGCCTTCATCTCGAGGTTGGTTTGCGTGTCGGTGATACCCGGCTCGCTGTGCGTGGGCTCGGGGGGTGGGTTGAGCGTGGTCATTACGAAATCCGGATTCTGGGGTCAAGCGCCGCGTAGACGAGGTCGGCGATCAGGTTGAACACGACTGCCAGGGTGCCGGTGACGAGGAAGAACGCCATCACCGGGTTCGGGTCGACATGCTCGAGACCGTTCTGGAACAGCGCTCCCATGCCGGTCCAGGCGAACACCCGCTCCGTGATGACAGCACCGCCGATGAGGGCACCGATGTCGAACGCGATGATCGTGGCAATCGGGATGAGGGCGTTGCGGAAGGCGTGACGCACCATCACGGTGCGCTCGGTGAGGCCCTTCGCCCGTGCCGTGCGGATGTAGTCCTGGTTCAGCACCTCGAGCATGCTCGAGCGGGTGTAGCGGGTGTAAGCGGCGACCGACACCAGGATCAGCGCGATCGTGGGCAACAGCAGGTGGGTGAACGTGTCAACACCCTGCACCCAGAAGTTGCCGCCGAGGTTCGGTGTCGCCGAGCCGATGGTCGCGATCGGGCGGCCACGCACTCGACTGGAGTTCGAGTAGGCCTCCCAGTACGACATGTACTCGTCGAGCGCAATGACCATTGCGATGATGACGCCGACGATGATGGCGGTGCGCACCGATTGCCAGCGGTCGTGGCCGCCCCAGAACCATCCGACCAGTCCACTGACGACGACGGTGGCGACAGCGAGGCCGAGGAACAACGGCAGGCTCATGCCGACGAAGACGAACTGCAACGGGTAGTACAGTGCCAGCGCGATCGCCGCGACCGTCAGGGACGAGTACAGCGCCTTGCGGTTTCGCAGACCGGTTGACACCGCGGTGATCCCGAAGGCCGCACCAACAGCGGTCAGCCCAATGCCGACGATGCCAATCGATGGCTGGCGGAACCAATCGGTGACGCTGATGTAGACGAGTACCCCGGCGGTGGCGACTGCCGCGATACCGAACACCATCAGTCGCTTTCGAGCATTTCCCCCAAGCATTGACATCCAGATGATGCCGCCGAGAAGGGCGAGCCCCGCGATCAGCCAGGCCGGGATGACCGGATCTCGCAGGAAGTCATTGAAGCCGATCGCGATGTACTGCTTGAGCAGCACGGCGACCCAGAAGATCGGAAGCGAGAAGAACAGGAAGGCGAGGAAGGTGACGGAGTAGTCGTAGCCGCTGTACTGGCGAAGCGCCGTGGTGATTCCGACGATCACGCCGACAACGATCGCGATGATCGCGGCGATGGTGACGAGCTGCAGCGTCTGACCGAATGCCTGCGAGAGCAAGGTGATGACCGGCTGGCCCTGCACGTTGACACCCAGGTCGCATTGGCCGATGAAGCACTGGCCGACACCCGCGAGCCAGATGAAATATCGCAGATACGGGGGGACGTCGAGGTGGAGCAGATCGATGCGCCGCTCGATGAGCTGGGCGGCGTTGGGAGCGGTGCTTGCTCGCAGATCCTCAAGCGGATCTCCTGACAACGCTGTCAGGAGGTACATGAGGTACGTGGCTGCGAGGAGCACGAAGAATGAGGCGATGAGACGCCGAATGATGAATGTGGCCATGGGCGGACCTTCTATGAACAGGGATCGGTAGTTGGGAGGGCTTGCGCCCTCCCAACTACCTTTCGGATCGCTTGAGAGTCAGAGGATCTGACTACTCAGAGCGTTCCCACTCCCAGGTGTTCCAGAAGATGGTCGGCGACAGGATCGACGGGTCGACCCCAACCAGGCTGCTGCTGTACGCAGTGACCGACGGGAACTGGAAGATCGTGACACCGTAGGCGTCAGCCCACAGGTGCTTGTCAACTTCCTGCAGCAGTTCGATCTGCTTCTTAGCGTCGAACTCGGTGTTCAGCTCGTCGAGCAGAGCGGTGACCTCATCGTTGTTGTAGTAGTTGAGGTTGTTGAGTCCGTCCGGAACGTAGTTCGCGCGCGGCTCGGTCACACCGAGACCGGTCGACTGCCATCCGAACAGCGAGGCGTCGTAGGCACCGGGGGTGCCCAGCAGGCCGCCCCACGCCTCGGCGCCACAGTCGGTGACGTTGAAGCCTGCCTGGCCTGCGGACGCCTGGATGAGCGAGAACTCGTTCACGCGACGCGGGTTGTTCGAGGCGTACAGGATGCAGACCTCGGGGCTGGTCACGCCAGCCTCGGCGAGCAGGGCCTTGGCACCCTCGATGTCGACCTCTGCATACGCGGCCGATCCGTTGTTCGCGACGGACTCGTCATAGCCCTCTGCACCCGGAACGAAGATCTGCGAGTCGCGCAGCGTGGCGTCGTCACCGATGATCGGCTTGATCAGGGTGTCGAGGATCTGCTGACGCGGGATCGTCTTGAGGAAGGCCTCACGGATCTTCGGGTCATCGAAGTGACCGCTCTTCGACTGGTCGAACTGCAGGTCAACATGCTCGTAGGTGCCCTCGAGACCGGTGAGGATCTCGATGTCGTCGATCGGCTCGAGCGCCTTCACGACGTCGGTGGTCGCCTGAGGCGAGATGATGTCGACTTCACCGTTCTCGAGCGCGGTGACCGCGGCGAGCGGGTCAGGGATGACGCGAACCGTGATCTCTTCGACCTTCGGCTGCTTGTCACCCTTGTACTCGGGGTTCGCCTTGAGGGTCACGAACTGGTCGGCCACGAACTCGGTGATCATGTACGGTCCGGTGGACAGCACGAGGTCGGTGTCGTCGGGCATCTCGGTGAAGTTGAAGATCGTGTTCCATGCGTTGGAGATCTTCGCGAGCGCTGCCTGGTCGTCGCCCTCGATGGCGTCGATGATGGCCTGCTTGCCCTCTTCAGCGTCCTCGATCTCGAGCGCGTACTTGGCAACAACGTGGGCCGGCAGGATCTGACCGGCAGTGCCGAACACGATCTCCCAGTCGACGAACGGCTCGTCGTAGCTGAGGGTGACGCTCTTGCCGTCGTCGCCGACCTCGGGAACCTCGGTGACGAGGTCGAGCCCGGTTCCACCGCCGTCGAAGTAGACCTGGTCCTCAGGGAAGTCCTCGGTCACCTCACCGGTCTCCGGGTCAAGGAACTCGGAGGGGTCGAAGTCCGCGTCGTTGAACGCGTTCGACTGCGATGCCCAGTTGAGCAGCAGGTCAGCAGCGTCAACCTTGGTGCCGTCCGACCAAGTGGCGGTGTCGGCGAGGGTGTACTTCACCTGCTGCGGGTCTTCGGACACCAGTTCGTAGGTACCGAACGACTCGTCCTGAACGAACTTCGGGGTGTTGTCGTAGTAGCCGAAGCTCGACATCGTCTGCGAGATGATGATCTGGTTCGCCGTGGCGTTACCAAACGATGTGTTGCTGTTGTACGAGTAGAACGCCTGGTTCCAGGCGGCCGTGACGCTTGTACCCTCGTCGAGTCCAGATTCTGCTTCCGGGGTGGAGCAGCCAGACAGGATGAGTGCACCAACGCCGACCGTGGCGATGCCCGCCGCGATGCGCTTGATTCTCAATTTTCCTCCTGTGCAAGGTGTCGCAGCAGGACGAGTCCTAGCGTCACTGCTACTTGAATAGGTACGACATTAGGCAGGCGTCGTCACCCTCGGCAAACTGTAGGGCCAAAAGTTACACGGATGAAACACCGAAACGGGAATGTTGTGGACTACGCACAAATAGTTCGTGGAAGCGTTGCCATCGCAGGATTCCTGCGACAAAGCCCGAATAATCCGCGCGGCCGTGCATCCGGGGCCAGCCTGAACCGGTCTCACGACCGGGTGGGATCCATCGAGGATGTACCCCATCACTCGGCACGTCGGCGGCCGCGTTGACCCTGGGTGAGCGCGTCCGGCTCACACGCTTCAGACCCCGAGTTGGATGCCGGCGCCCGGAATCGCGTCCAGCAATTCGCGGGTGTACTCCTGCTTCGGGTTGTCGAATACCTCATCGGTGGTGGCGGATTCGACGATCTTGCCCTTCGACATCACGCTCACCCGGTCGGCGATGATCCGGACGACCGCGAGGTCGTGGGTGATGAAGAGGTAGGTGAGGTCGAGTTCTGCCTGGAGCTCAGCCAGGAGCTTGAGAATCTGGGCTTGCACGAGCACGTCCAGGGCGGAGACGGCTTCGTCGAGCACCACGATCTCGGGCTTCAGCGCCAGCGCACGGGCGATTGCGACCCGCTGCCGCTGGCCGCCGGAGAGCTCGTTGGGGTATCGCGTCGCGATCGCCTGCGGTAGTGCGACTTGCTCGAGCAACTCCGAGACCCGCTCGCGCCGGGCTCGCCGGTCGCCGACACCGTGGGTGTGCAGCGGCTCGGCGATGGTGTTCCCGATGTTTCGGAGTGGGTCCAGCGAGCCGTAGGGGTCCTGGAAGACCGGCTGCATCCTGCGTCGAAGCCCGAAAAGCTGCTTTCGGTTCATCCCCGCGATGTCGGTGCCGCCGATCCTGATAGATCCGGAGGTCACGGTCTCAAGCTTGAGCACCATCCTGGCCACCGTGGTCTTGCCCGATCCCGACTCCCCCACGAGCGCCATCGTGGTGCCCTTGGCGATGGAGAAAGAAACATCGTCGACGGCTTTGAACTGCCGCGCTCCGCCCTTTACACCGCGGATTGTGAAGACCTTGGTGAGGTTGTCGACGGCGATCGCCTGTTCCTCGTGCTCAGCCGTGGCCTGCTGCTCGACCCGCTCTTCCGCGGCCACGATCAGGTCCAGGCCCTCAGCCGCGGCCGGTGCGTCGTACACAAGTTCGCTGAGCTGATGCGTTGACGCCTGGATGCGGCGGGAGGCCAGACTCGGTGCCGCGGCAACCAGACGCTGGGTGTATGGATGCTGCGGATACTGGAGCAGCTCGACCGACGGTCCCGACTCGACGATCTGTCCGCGGTACATCACGACGATCTGCTCGGCACGCTCGGCGGCGAGTCCGAGATCGTGCGTGATGAACAGCACTGCGGTGCCCTGCTCAGCTGTGAGCGTTTCCAGGTGGTCAAGGATCTTCCGCTGCACCGTGACGTCGAGAGCGCTCGTCGGCTCGTCGGCGATGAGCAGCTTCGGCCCCGCGGACAACCCGATCCCGATCAGCACGCGTTGCCGCATGCCGCCGGAGAACTGGTGCGGGAACTGCTTGAGTCGGGATGCGGCATCCGAGAGGCCGGCCTGCTGCAGTACCTCAATCGCGCGCTGCTTGACCTCGCGTCTGGTGGTGGCGATCCCATTGACGCGGATGGCCTCCTCGACCTGGAATCCGACGCTCCATACCGGGTTCAGGTTGACCATCGGGTCTTGCGGCACGAAGCCGATGAGCGACCCTCGCACATCCGCGATCTCGTCCTGGGGAAGGGCGGCAAGATCCCGGCCCTCGAAGAACACCTGACCGGCGGTGATGCGTCCCGTTCCGGGAAGCAGGTTGATGATCGCGTGAGCGGTCGTCGACTTGCCCGATCCTGACTCGCCGACAATCGCAAGAGTCTGTCCCGGCATGATCCTCAGGTTGACGCCATTGACAGCCTTCACCAGTCCGTCCTGGGTCTGAAATCCGACGTGAAGGTCGCGGACGTCGAGCAGCGGCTGCATCATCGCTGTGCCCGCGCCTTCGGGTCGAGGGCATCACGGATGAGTTCGCCGAGCATGATGAACGCGAACACGGTGATCGATAGGGCGAGCGAGGGCCAGAACAGCGTCTGCGGCGCGGTGCGAATGTCGAACTGCGCCTGGCTGATGTCGTTCCCCCACGACATCGTGGAGGTCGGCAAGCCGACCCCGAGGAATGACAGCGTCGCCTCGGCGACGATCGCGGCGGCAAGGGAGATCGTTGTGATCACGATGACGGGCGCAATGGAGTTGGGCAGCACATGCCGCAGCAGGATGCGGAATCGTGACACGCCGAGTGCCTCGGAAGCCATCACGAACTCCGAGGATCTGACACGAAGGATCTCTGATCTGAGTACGCGCGCGGTGGAAGGCCAGGCGAACGCGCCGATCGCGAGAGAAATGACCCAGACGTTGCGGTAGGCGCTGAACACCGACATGACGACGACCGCCGCGAGGATGTAGGGAATTGAGAAGAAGATGTCGCCGACGCGCGACAGCACGGAGTCGATCCAGCCGCCGTAGAACCCTGCGAGCGCGCCGAAGACGATGCCGAGCACCGTGGTCAGGACGATCACGATGATGCCGACCGATAGCGAGGTTCCCGCACCGTGCAGGATCCTCGAGTACACATCGCACCCCTGTTTGGTGAATCCGAGCGGGTGTCCTTCGGTCGGCCCACCGTTGCTGTTCGAGAGCTGGCAGTCGTTGTTCGGCGGCACATCAGTGAACAGGGTCGGGAACAGGGCAACGACGGTTATCAGGACGATCAGGGCACTCGAGATCCAGAACATGGGCCGTCGTCGCAGATCGCGCCATGCATCGATCCAGAGGTTGCTGGTCCTCTCGGCAACTCGAACCCTGTCGATGGCGACCAGCGGAGTCTCCTCCAGGGGAGCGACGTAGTGCTGTGGGCTCAGCGTGATGGGGCGGTCACTTGACATAGCGGATCCTCGGATCGAGCACGGCGTAGAGGAGGTCAACCAGGATGTTGACGACGAGATAGATGAGCACCATGACCGTCACGAACGTGACAACGGTTGGTCCCTCTCCGCGGATGATGGCCTGGTACAGCGTGCGGCCGACTCCCGGCACATTGAAGATGCCCTCGGTAACGGTCGCACCAACCAGAAGCACACCGAAATCCGTGGCGATGAAGGTGGTGACGGGGATCAGCGAGTTGCGCAGGATGTGGACCGGAATGATCCGTCTTCGCGAGAGGCCCTTGGCGTACGCGGTTCTCACGAAGTCCAGGCCCCCGGTCTCGATGACCGATGACCTCGTCAATCTGACGATCTGGGCGAAGCTCGCCGTCGCGAGCACGAGCGCGGGCAGGATCAGATCCTGAATGGGTGCGCCCTGCCCCACCGTGGCGCGAGCCCAGCCCAGCTGGATCGCGAACACGTACTGGAAGACGAACGCGATCACGAAGATCGGCAGCGAGATCAGGATGAGGCTTACCACCAGGGCGGACGAGTCGAACAGCTTGCCCTTGCGGATCCCCGAGATCAGGCCGACCAAAAGACCCGCGACTGTCTGGAAGAGCAGGGCGAGGATGGCGAGCCTGATGGTCACCGGGAAGGTTCGCGCGAGGATCTCTGACGTCGGCTCGCCCGAGAACGACGTCCCGAAGTCACCCGTGAGGATTCCGGTCAGGTAGTACCAGTACTGCACGATGAACGGCTCGTTCAAGTGGTACTGCTCACGCAATTGTTCAAGCAGCGCCGGGTTGGGCGCCCGGTCACCGAACAGAGCGAGCAGAGGGTCGCCCGGCATAGCGAAGACCATGAAATAGATCAGGAACGTCGTGCCGATCAGCACGGGGATTGCCTGCAATATTCGCCACACGATGTACCGGGCCATCGATTACACCCTCTGTCAGTGCTGTGGTGCTGTCAGTGCTGTGATTGCAAGTTGCGGACGAGAGAGCGGCGGCTGTACGAGCCGCCGCCCTCGCGCGGTTTGAGCGTTACTCCTTGGTGATTTCGTGGTAGAGCGGAACCGAGTTCCAACCGAAGGACACGTTGCTCACGCCCTCGGCCCATCCGCCGTTCACATTCGAGTACCAGAGCGGGATGGCCGGCAGGTCCTCGAGAAGGATCTCTTGTGCCTGCTGGAAGAGCCCGTTCGCTTCCTCGATGTCGGTCGACTGGGAACCCTCGTCGAGCAAGGCGTCAACCTCAGGGTTCGAGTAGTCGCCGTCATTTCCGCTGCCATTCGTTGCGTACAGCGGTCCGAGGAAGTTGTACAGGCTCGGATAGTCGGCCTGCCATCCCGAGCGGAACGCCGTCTGGATGGTGCGGTCGGAGATCAACGTGCGCGACTCGGCGAAGGTGGGGTACGGGTCGCCGGCTGCGTCGATTCCCAGGACGTTCTTGATGCTGTTGCACACAGCGTCAACCCATCCTTGGTGGCCTCCGTCGGCGTTGTAGGCGATCTTGAATGTGCCATCCCACGGGGCGATGGCATCGGCCTCGGCCCACAGCCTCTGCGCCTCTTCCTCGTTGAACTCGAGGACGTCGGCGTTCTCGAGCGAATCAGACCAGCCGTCGATCACCGGAGAGGTGAAATCGGAGGCAGGCGTGCGGGTTCCCTCGAAGATCACGTCGGTGATCTCCTCCCGGTTGATGGCCATTGACAGGGCCTGACGGCGAAGTTGACCTTCTTCGCCACTCCAGTGCGGCAGTCGCTCCGGAATGGTGAACGACTGGAAGATCGCCGCGGGCTGGTTCACCCAGCGGTCGCCCAGATCAGACTCGTACGTCGAGAGCGCGGCTTCCGGGATTTCGTCGACAACGTCGACGTTCCCGGCTTGCAGATCAGCGTACGAAGCATCCTGCGACGCGTAGAAGATGAACGACAGTCCGCCGTTCTTCGGCTCCCGTGGACCGTCATACCCTTCGTTGACAACCAGGTCGATCCGCTCATCGTGCTTCCACGCATCTTCACCATCGAGCATGTATGGGCCGTTACCCACTGGGTTCTGGCCGAATGCCTCAATGTCGTCGAAAGCCGACGCCGGCAGTGGGTAGAAGGCGGAGTAGCCGAGCCGAAGCGGGAAGTCCGACAGCGGCTGCGTCAGCGTGATGGTGAACTCGGTGTCGCTGACCTTCTCCAGACCAGTGAGCTCGCTGTCGACATCGAAGCTGAATCCCTCGATGGGTTCGAAGAAGAAGCTGGAGAGATGGTTGTTCGACAGTAGAGCCCCGTAGTTCCAGGCGTCGATGAAGGAGTCAGAATTAACAGGCTCACCATTGGTGAACTCGAGTCCCTCTCGAATGGTGACGGTGTAGGTCTGAGAATCCTCGGTCTCGATGGACTCGGCCACGTCGTTGTGCGTCGTCCCCTCGGCGTCGTAATAGACCAGCCCGGCGAAAATGGAGTCGAGAATCTTACCGCCACCGACCTCATTGGTGTTGGTCGGGATCAGAGGGTTCTGCGGCTCGCTGCTGTTTGTGGTGATGACCGCGGACGTGTCGGCATCGTCTGCCGATCCGCCTTCGTCTTCGGCTGCGCATCCGGTCAGGACGAGCGCTCCCGCCGCCAGCAGCGAGATCACGCCGCCGGCCTTGCGTATTCTTTTCACTTTTCCTCCCGTGCAGGGTGTGCAGCACGACGAGTCGTAGCGTCGGTGCCACGGTTTATGAGTATGACCCTAGAACTGGGGGCAACACCCGCCAAGGTAGAGACCGAAACGTTATAGACCAGAGACCAAATGCCGTTTTATAAGTGATATATATGCCGGCACTCTGAGCGGGTGCCTATCCAGCAGAGGCTGGGCGCCCGCGTACCATCGAGTCATGTCCGACGCCGATCAGCCGGAACCTGTCCCCCGTGCGACCCTCCTGGTTTTCGATGGCGACTGCGCGTTCTGCACGACATGGGTGAACCGCCTCGCCGACTGGCTGCCCGCCTTTCCCGAGTCGGTGCCGTGGCAGTGGGCGGATCTCGATGCACTCGGGCTGTCGCACGACGAGGTCACCCGGTACGTCTGGTTCGTCACCGATCACCGTCAGTTCGCCGGGCATCTCGCCGTCTCTGCGCTCCTGCGCGCTCAACCCCGGCTCGGGCTCCGGTTGCTCGGGTGGCTTCTGGCTACTCCTCCCTATTCGTGGGCGGCCGCGGTCGGCTACCACTACGTCGCCAAGTACCGTCACCGTCTACCCGGCGGCACGCCTGCCTGCCAGATGCCGGCCCCGAAGTGACCAGGAGCACCGGACTGCCGCTGACCGACACTGGATCCCGTCGACGGCTCAGCGTCGAGATCGTCATCGTGCTGCTGCTCTCGCTCGGGGCATCCGCGGTGTATTCCATCGTGGCGATCGCGTACCGGCTGACCCGCGATGTGCCGCTCTCGGACCAGACCGCGACACTCAACCAACCGCTCAGCGACCGCGAGATATTCGACCTCATCTACCAGCTGCTCGCCGTCTGCTTCGACCTGGTGCCGGTCGCGCTGGTGGTCTTCCTGCTCTGGCAGGCGGCGCCACCCCGACTGGGTCGGCTCGGTGTCGACCTGACCCGGCCGCGACGCGATCTCGGCTGGGGAGTCGGCCTGGCCCTGGCGATCGGCATTCCCGGTCTCGCCCTGTACCTGGGCGGCAAGGCGCTCGGGCTGACCACCACGGTGGTGCCCACCGCCCTCGACACCTATTGGTGGACGGTGCCGGTGTTGTTCCTCGCCGCCGTGCGAGCAGGTGTCACCGAAGAGGTGATCGCCATCGGGTACCTGTTCGCCCGGCTCCGTGACCTGGGCTGGTCAAGTTGGCAGATCGTCGTGTCCAGCGCACTGCTGCGCGGCACCTACCACCTGTACCAGGGGTTCGGCCCATTCATCGGAAACGTGCTGATGGGGCTGCTCTTCGGCTGGCTGTACCAGCGCACCGGGCGGCTGCTCCCGTTCGTCATCGCGCATGTGCTGCTGGATGCCGCGATCTTCATCGGCTATCCGTGGGCTGCCGCGACCTTCCCCGACCTGTTCGGGCTGCCCACCTAGTCGCTGATCGAGCCTGCCGAGATCCTTTCGGGGTCTCGGCAGGCTCGACCAGCGGTCAGGTTATGCGAAGGCCTCGATCGGGGGGCAGGCGCAGACCAGGTTGCGGTCGCCCCAGGCCTGGTCGATCCGGCGCACCGGCGGCCAGTATTTCCCGGTCACCGAGCGCATCCGATCGGCACCGGTGAGCGTGCTCGCCGCCGGGTAGACCGCCTCCTCGCGGGAGTAGGAATGCGTCCACTCCCCCTCGACCACGGACAGCGCCGAGTGCGGGGCGTTCACCAGCGGGTTGTCATCCGCCGGCCAGCGACCCGCGGCGACGGCATCCGCTTCAGCCTTGATCGCGATCATCGCGTCGATGAACCGTTCTATCTCGCCGAGGTCTTCGCTCTCGGTGGGCTCGATCATGAGCGTGCCCGGCACGGGGAACGACATCGTCGGCGCGTGGAAGCCGTAGTCGATCAGCCGCTTGGCGACATCGTCGTTCGAGATGCCTGTCTGCTGCTTGAGCGGACGCAAGTCGATGATGCACTCGTGAGCAACGAGGCCGTTGTCACCCGAGTACAGCACCGGATAGTGATCATCGAGCTTGGCGGCGATGTAGTTCGCCGACAGCACGGCCGCTCCGGTCGCCGCCTTGAGCCCTTCGAGCCCCATCATGCGCACGTACGCCCAGGTGATCGGCAGGATCGACGGGCTGCCATACGGCGCCGCCGACACCGGTCCGCCGCCGTGCACGTACTCGCCCTGCGCGCCGGTGGCGACGTCGAACGCGGGATGCCTGGCGGACTGCGCCATCGGATGCCCGGGCAGGAACGGCGCGAGGTGAGCCTTCGCCGCCACCGGTCCGACGCCGGGTCCGCCGCCGCCGTGCGGGATGCAGAACGTCTTGTGCAGGTTGAGGTGCGAGACATCCCCGCCGAAGTCGCCGAACCGGGCGTAGCCGAGCAACGCGTTGAGGTTGGCGCCGTCGACGTAGACCTGTCCGCCGGCTTCGTGCACGGCATCCGTGATCGCGGTGATCTCGTGCTCGTACACGCCATGCGTGGACGGGTAGGTGACCATCAGCGCGGCCAGGTCGTCGCGGTGGGCGTCGATCTTGGCGTGCAGGTCGGTGAGGTCGACGTTGCCGAAGTCGTCGGTGGCGACCGGGACGACCTTCATGCCGGCGAGCACCGCGCTGGCGGCGTTGGTGCCGTGCGCGCTGGTCGGAATGAGGCACGCCGTGCGGTGCACGTCGCCGCGCGAGCGGTGGTAGCCGCGGATCGCAAGCAGCCCGGCGAGTTCACCCTGGCTGCCGGCGTTCGGCTGCAGCGACACGGTGTCATAGCCGGTGACCTCGGCCAGCCAGCTCTCGAGGTGGCTGATCATGACCAGGTAGCCCTGCACATCCTCCGCGGGCGCGAACGGGTGGATGTCGGCGAACTCGGGCCAGGTGATGGCTTCCATCTCGGTGGCCGAGTTCAGCTTCATGGTGCAGGAGCCGAGCGGGATCATCCCGCGGTCCAGCGCGTAGTCCTTGTCGGCCAGGTACTTCAGGTAGCGCATCATGCCGGTCTCGGACCTGTGGGTGTTGAACACCGGATGCGTCAGGTACTCACTCGTCCGCAGCAGGTCGGCCGGCAGGGCGGGGTCGGGCGCGTAGGCGAACCCGGCCTGGATGCCGAACACGGCCGAGAGGTCCTGGTCGAGGTCGGTGCCGGGCATCGTGTCGAGGCTGGCCTCGTCGAAGCTGATCGAAACGGTGTCGCCGTCGACCTGGTGCAGCAGGATGTCGCGGCTGTGCGCGTCGGCGACCAGTTCGGCCGCACGGCCGGGAACGCTGACCCGCAGCGTGTCGAAGTAGCTCTCGCTCGCCAGCTCGAAGCCGGCATCCTTCAACCGAAGGGCGAAGGACACGGTGCGCTCGTGCACGCGCTCGGCGATCCGCCGCAGGCCCTGCGGGCCGTGGTAGACCGCGTACATCGACGCCATCACGGCCAGCAGCACCTGCGCGGTGCAGATGTTCGAGGTCGCCTTCTCGCGGCGGATGTGCTGCTCGCGCACCTGAAGGCTGAGCCGGTAGGCGGAGTGCCCGTCGGCGTCCTTGGAGACGCCGACCAGCCGACCGGGCAGCTGCCGTTCGAGTCCGTCGCGCACCGCCATGTAGCCGGCGTGCGGACCGCCGAAGCCCATCGGCACGCCGAATCGCTGGGTGGTGCCGACGGCGACATCCGCGCCGAGCTCGCCCGGGCTCTTCAGCAGCGTGAGGGCCAGCAGGTCGGCGGCGACGACGACGACTCCGCCCTGCTCCTTGACGGCGGCGATGACGGATGCCGGGTCCCGGACCCGCCCGGATGCGCCGGGGTACTGGATGAACGCGCCAAAGGACTCGGGGAGCTGGGCGGTCTCGGCAAGCTCGGCCAGCGGGAGTTCCACCAGCTCGATGCCGACCGCCTCGGCGCGGCTGTACAGCAGCGCCTTGGTCTGTGGCAGCGCGTCGGCGTCGATCACGAAGACGTTCGACTGGGACTTCGAGGCGCGGCGGGCGAGCAGCATCCCTTCGACGACTGCGGTGCCCTCGTCGAGCATCGATGAGTTCGCGGTGGCCAGCCCGGTCAGGTCGGCGACCATGGTCTGGAAGTTGATCAGCGCCTCAAGCCGGCCCTGCGAGATCTCCGGCTGGTAGGGCGTGTATGCGGTGTACCAGCTGGGGTTCTCGAGCACGTTGCGCTTGATCACGGCCGGGGTGATGGTGCCGTGGTAGCCGAGGCCGATCATCGATCGACGCGCCTTGTTGTATCCGGCAAGGGTGCGCAGTTCGGCGAGAGCCTCGCGCTCGGTGGCGGGCGCTGGGATGCTCGATGCCTTGGCCTCGCCGATGCGAATCGACGGCGGCACGGCTGCGCCTACGAGATCCTCGACGGTGGCGTAGCCGAGCGTGTCGAGCATGTGCCGCTGCGCGGCGGCATCCGTTCCGATGTGGCGGTCTGCGAAGTCGAGGGTCACTGGCCGATCTGCTCCGTGTACTCGTCCCGGCTGAGCAGGGAGGTGGCGTCGAGCG
The Diaminobutyricimonas sp. LJ205 genome window above contains:
- a CDS encoding CPBP family intramembrane glutamic endopeptidase produces the protein MTRSTGLPLTDTGSRRRLSVEIVIVLLLSLGASAVYSIVAIAYRLTRDVPLSDQTATLNQPLSDREIFDLIYQLLAVCFDLVPVALVVFLLWQAAPPRLGRLGVDLTRPRRDLGWGVGLALAIGIPGLALYLGGKALGLTTTVVPTALDTYWWTVPVLFLAAVRAGVTEEVIAIGYLFARLRDLGWSSWQIVVSSALLRGTYHLYQGFGPFIGNVLMGLLFGWLYQRTGRLLPFVIAHVLLDAAIFIGYPWAAATFPDLFGLPT
- a CDS encoding thiol-disulfide oxidoreductase DCC family protein — encoded protein: MSDADQPEPVPRATLLVFDGDCAFCTTWVNRLADWLPAFPESVPWQWADLDALGLSHDEVTRYVWFVTDHRQFAGHLAVSALLRAQPRLGLRLLGWLLATPPYSWAAAVGYHYVAKYRHRLPGGTPACQMPAPK
- a CDS encoding ABC transporter permease, yielding MARYIVWRILQAIPVLIGTTFLIYFMVFAMPGDPLLALFGDRAPNPALLEQLREQYHLNEPFIVQYWYYLTGILTGDFGTSFSGEPTSEILARTFPVTIRLAILALLFQTVAGLLVGLISGIRKGKLFDSSALVVSLILISLPIFVIAFVFQYVFAIQLGWARATVGQGAPIQDLILPALVLATASFAQIVRLTRSSVIETGGLDFVRTAYAKGLSRRRIIPVHILRNSLIPVTTFIATDFGVLLVGATVTEGIFNVPGVGRTLYQAIIRGEGPTVVTFVTVMVLIYLVVNILVDLLYAVLDPRIRYVK
- a CDS encoding ABC transporter substrate-binding protein; protein product: MKRIRKAGGVISLLAAGALVLTGCAAEDEGGSADDADTSAVITTNSSEPQNPLIPTNTNEVGGGKILDSIFAGLVYYDAEGTTHNDVAESIETEDSQTYTVTIREGLEFTNGEPVNSDSFIDAWNYGALLSNNHLSSFFFEPIEGFSFDVDSELTGLEKVSDTEFTITLTQPLSDFPLRLGYSAFYPLPASAFDDIEAFGQNPVGNGPYMLDGEDAWKHDERIDLVVNEGYDGPREPKNGGLSFIFYASQDASYADLQAGNVDVVDEIPEAALSTYESDLGDRWVNQPAAIFQSFTIPERLPHWSGEEGQLRRQALSMAINREEITDVIFEGTRTPASDFTSPVIDGWSDSLENADVLEFNEEEAQRLWAEADAIAPWDGTFKIAYNADGGHQGWVDAVCNSIKNVLGIDAAGDPYPTFAESRTLISDRTIQTAFRSGWQADYPSLYNFLGPLYATNGSGNDGDYSNPEVDALLDEGSQSTDIEEANGLFQQAQEILLEDLPAIPLWYSNVNGGWAEGVSNVSFGWNSVPLYHEITKE